A genomic stretch from Flavobacterium sp. KS-LB2 includes:
- a CDS encoding VOC family protein, whose protein sequence is MPDGKSRPPADVEKIMHVSLPISNETALMGSDSFESFGAKTIYGNNFSLSINAESRAEADAIYLALSAGGKVIMPMEDAFWGGYFGTFIDKFGINWMVNFEKNEEE, encoded by the coding sequence ATGCCTGATGGTAAATCCCGTCCTCCAGCAGATGTAGAAAAAATAATGCATGTTTCCCTGCCCATCAGTAATGAAACAGCTCTAATGGGAAGTGATAGTTTTGAATCCTTTGGGGCAAAAACCATTTACGGAAATAATTTTTCACTTTCCATCAATGCCGAAAGTAGAGCCGAAGCTGATGCAATATACCTTGCTCTTTCAGCTGGCGGAAAAGTTATAATGCCTATGGAAGATGCTTTTTGGGGTGGCTATTTTGGAACATTTATTGATAAATTTGGTATAAACTGGATGGTTAATTTTGAAAAAAATGAGGAAGAATAA
- a CDS encoding dienelactone hydrolase family protein — protein MEKLDLTIPLSTVTLQGELILPKNPRGIVIFSHGSGSSRFSPRNRMVAELIQKQNIGTLLFDLLTSEEDDLYENRFNIDLLSDRLIETTQWVLDHKSTTGLAIGYFGASTGAASALRAAAYFKTKIKAVVSRGGRPDLAISVLPQVTAPTLLLVGGLDVPVIGMNKMAFDALASVKEIKIIPGATHLFEEPGTLLEVAEAAIAWYKRYLTTKDAE, from the coding sequence ATGGAAAAATTAGATCTAACTATCCCACTATCAACTGTCACCTTACAAGGTGAATTGATACTCCCTAAAAATCCTCGAGGAATCGTTATTTTCTCTCACGGAAGTGGCAGTAGCAGATTCAGTCCCCGAAACAGAATGGTGGCCGAGTTGATTCAAAAACAAAACATTGGCACATTACTTTTTGACTTACTCACTAGCGAAGAAGATGATCTGTATGAAAACCGATTTAATATTGATTTATTAAGTGATCGACTGATTGAAACTACCCAATGGGTGCTTGATCATAAAAGCACTACTGGTTTAGCAATAGGGTATTTTGGAGCCAGTACAGGAGCCGCATCGGCGTTGCGGGCTGCCGCTTATTTCAAAACAAAAATTAAAGCCGTAGTTTCCCGCGGAGGTCGCCCAGACTTAGCCATTAGCGTATTACCACAAGTAACTGCTCCAACGCTGTTACTAGTTGGAGGACTTGATGTTCCCGTAATTGGAATGAATAAAATGGCCTTTGATGCATTAGCATCAGTAAAGGAGATTAAAATAATTCCAGGAGCCACCCATCTTTTTGAAGAACCCGGAACATTACTTGAAGTAGCTGAAGCAGCAATAGCCTGGTACAAAAGGTATTTAACAACAAAAGACGCGGAATAA
- a CDS encoding phosphoribosyltransferase gives MYNELLKDRIEAGLLLSEKLKKYQDSNSIVLAVPRGGVPVGYVIAKSLHLPLDIVLSKKIGHPNNSEFAIGAVSSDAVILDAHPNIPKKYIDDEIMRLQKLMQHQYQRYMGERKPLDVKGKNIILVDDGIATGNTLLASIQMLRKKNPAKIIVATPVIPFDNMAVFERNTDEFIYLIAPKYFRGVGAFYEEFNQVEDEEVQQLLRLPVRNE, from the coding sequence ATGTATAACGAGCTATTAAAAGATAGAATTGAGGCGGGATTATTGCTTTCGGAAAAACTTAAAAAATACCAGGATAGCAATTCTATAGTACTTGCGGTTCCTCGAGGTGGAGTACCAGTAGGATATGTAATTGCTAAAAGTTTACATCTTCCTTTAGACATTGTTCTTTCCAAAAAAATAGGACATCCTAACAATTCAGAATTTGCAATTGGTGCCGTCTCATCTGATGCTGTGATTCTTGATGCGCATCCAAATATCCCTAAAAAGTACATCGACGATGAAATTATGCGGTTGCAAAAATTAATGCAACACCAATATCAACGGTACATGGGCGAAAGAAAACCGCTAGATGTAAAAGGAAAAAATATAATTTTAGTAGACGATGGCATTGCTACAGGAAACACGTTGCTTGCCAGTATCCAAATGCTCCGAAAAAAAAATCCTGCAAAAATAATTGTGGCCACACCAGTAATCCCTTTTGATAACATGGCTGTATTTGAAAGAAACACCGATGAATTTATCTATCTCATAGCGCCTAAATACTTTAGAGGTGTCGGCGCGTTTTATGAAGAATTCAATCAAGTGGAAGATGAGGAAGTACAACAATTGTTGCGCCTTCCCGTGCGTAATGAATAA
- a CDS encoding ion channel — protein sequence MKKINSKAKSDSNTGFGVNANNYGGRFVNKNGKANVEKRGMHLLHRISWYHTMIDLPRWKFMSILLLFYVGMNFLFALLYYAIGIENLNGIDSSGSNWVQFGQAYFFSAQTFTTVGYGHISPSGFLTSLLAAAEALIGLLSFAIATGLFFGRFSKPTAFLKFSHNALIAPYGDIKGLMIRISPFKNTNFTDAEANMTLGMSVEEDGRKTNKFYVLDLELERINALTLSWTLVHPITENSPLYNLTKEDFDTIHGEIIVYIKTFDDMFSNTVAIRSSYTFDEVVYGAKFEPMYTRNADNSKTILDLDKLNAFNRVTLE from the coding sequence ATGAAGAAAATAAATTCAAAAGCAAAGTCAGATTCAAATACTGGTTTTGGGGTAAATGCCAATAACTACGGTGGACGTTTTGTGAATAAAAACGGAAAAGCGAATGTAGAGAAACGAGGCATGCACTTGCTACATCGCATTAGTTGGTACCATACCATGATTGATTTGCCAAGATGGAAATTCATGTCGATTCTGCTATTGTTTTATGTGGGTATGAATTTTTTGTTTGCGCTACTGTACTATGCCATTGGAATCGAAAATCTCAATGGAATTGATTCTTCTGGTTCAAATTGGGTTCAATTTGGTCAAGCCTATTTTTTTAGTGCACAAACATTTACAACGGTAGGATATGGCCACATAAGTCCATCTGGTTTTTTAACTAGTTTATTAGCTGCAGCTGAGGCTTTGATAGGATTGTTGAGCTTTGCAATTGCTACAGGTTTGTTCTTTGGTCGCTTTAGTAAGCCAACCGCTTTTTTGAAATTTTCACACAATGCACTGATTGCTCCTTATGGAGATATAAAGGGTTTAATGATTAGAATTAGCCCTTTTAAAAATACAAATTTTACCGATGCTGAAGCCAATATGACGCTGGGTATGAGTGTAGAAGAAGATGGAAGGAAAACCAATAAATTTTATGTTTTAGATTTAGAATTGGAACGAATAAATGCATTAACCCTAAGTTGGACTTTGGTACATCCCATAACTGAAAATAGTCCGCTGTATAATTTAACCAAAGAGGACTTTGATACTATTCATGGAGAAATTATAGTTTATATCAAAACCTTTGATGATATGTTTAGTAATACCGTAGCCATTCGGAGCTCCTATACTTTTGATGAGGTTGTTTACGGTGCAAAATTTGAACCTATGTACACTAGAAACGCTGATAATTCGAAAACAATCCTTGATTTAGATAAATTAAATGCTTTTAATCGTGTTACTTTAGAATAA
- a CDS encoding MerR family transcriptional regulator yields the protein MNNVKSVFSIKDLENLSGIKAHTIRIWEKRYDILQPMRTDTNIRLYDLASLQKLLNITLLHDYGYKISKIATYPQDKIPSLVREIISNKTAKSHAISEFKMAMMNFDQELFFNTYNWLIAEKSFKEIFHQVFIPLMNELGLLWQSDTITPAHEHFITYLIKQKLLINTEKLQVLKQTKKDKIFVLSLPMNEIHELGLMYLNYEILLMGYKTIYLGESMPISNLKDLKKHFDSIVFVSYLTVQPEKDILNDYVQKMAEELLDDTTELWYTGRLVEFINREGLSDKISIFNSISELVDRI from the coding sequence ATGAACAATGTAAAAAGTGTGTTTAGTATAAAGGATCTTGAAAATCTTTCAGGCATCAAAGCGCATACAATACGAATCTGGGAAAAACGATACGATATCCTTCAACCGATGCGTACAGATACTAATATCCGATTGTACGATTTAGCTAGTTTGCAAAAACTATTAAACATTACTTTGCTACATGACTACGGCTATAAAATTTCGAAAATAGCGACGTATCCTCAAGATAAAATTCCGTCTCTTGTACGAGAAATAATTTCGAACAAAACGGCTAAAAGTCATGCAATCAGTGAATTTAAGATGGCTATGATGAATTTTGACCAAGAGTTATTTTTCAATACCTACAATTGGTTGATAGCTGAAAAATCATTCAAGGAAATATTTCATCAAGTATTCATTCCTTTGATGAATGAGCTTGGTTTGTTGTGGCAATCCGATACCATTACGCCTGCTCACGAACATTTTATCACCTATTTAATCAAACAAAAACTGCTCATCAATACGGAGAAACTTCAAGTTTTAAAGCAAACTAAAAAAGATAAAATTTTTGTGCTTTCATTGCCAATGAATGAAATTCATGAATTAGGTTTGATGTATTTAAATTACGAAATCTTATTAATGGGCTATAAAACCATCTATTTAGGTGAAAGTATGCCTATTAGTAATTTGAAGGATTTAAAAAAGCATTTTGACTCGATTGTTTTTGTTTCGTATTTAACGGTACAGCCTGAAAAAGATATACTAAATGACTACGTTCAGAAAATGGCCGAAGAATTATTAGATGATACTACAGAGTTATGGTATACGGGACGTTTGGTTGAGTTTATTAACAGAGAAGGGCTCTCGGACAAAATATCAATTTTTAATTCCATATCGGAATTAGTAGATAGAATTTGA